In Helicoverpa zea isolate HzStark_Cry1AcR chromosome 3, ilHelZeax1.1, whole genome shotgun sequence, the sequence CTATCAAGGAATCTCTAGGAATCTAAGGAAATGTAATAAGTGGGTCAGCAAACAATATCCGAGCATCGCCCTGAAAGTGGCCTTATCGGCGCTAATCAAATAATCCAGCCCTTATGAAACTATTGTCTTAACTTTAGTCAACAGTCTATCAAAAACATTTGATGGCTCTTCACTTACTATAAAACTAATTTGAAGTACTGTtcgcaattaaaaataaattcttcatcatcaaataaaatggtttgTTCATCGATATTCGTGTTGTGTTGCCTCGCGTTAGTGTGTTTTCCTCAAATTGTTCTAGCATTAGTTAATTATTCTATGCCTCCGTATTCTAAATATACTGCTTCGGATATACTGGATGACGCGCGCTTAGACACGGTAAGTTACTTATTATAATGATGTGACCTAAaatcatcacctaaaataactgttaagtaaataacttagaatgaaataaaaatttgatCCCTGATTTATCTTCTCTTACAAATAATCTTCATCATTTTATCCACAGTTTtcgttgataaaaaaatatggatatCCATGCGAAATACATCGCGTGTACACTGAagataagtatattttagaGGTGCACAGGATACCTGGCAAGACACCCAATGCGCCGGTGGTCTTTCTCCAACACGGCTTGTTGTCGTCTTCAGCTGAATGGGTGCTTATGACCCCTGGTCGAGGACTTGGTACGAACTTTTTTTTATACTGTCTCGTAATAATCCCATGGAtggtttttttatatattcaaaGGTATTATAATGTTAGCGAAACTTTGCTTTAATATGTCTTACTAGACGTAAAATGGCGCCTAATGGTTCGAAAGCCCCTTctgtaaaatttttaatttctagATTTAAAGGAGACTGACGTGATACTAACTTGCATTGATTCCAGCATACATCTTAGCAGATGCTGGATACGATGTCTGGATGGGCAACGCACGAGGGAATACTTACTCCCGAAACCATGCCTCTATAAAACCTACATCTTCCTCTTTCTGGAAGTTCAGCTGGCATGAAATAGGTTACTACGACCTTCCTGCCATGATCGATTACGTCATTAAAGAAACTGGACTTCCTAGGATCCAGTACATCGGCTTCTCTCAAGGGACTACAGCTTTCTGGGTTTTGATGTCAACTAGGCCTGAatataacaacaaaattattgcTATGCAAGCTCTAGCACCTGTAGCATACGTGGGGAATATTAAGAGTCCTCTGATAAAAGCTATAGCTCCGTTCACTAACTCTCTTGAAGTAAGTATCAATTAGGAATCTTCACGCACTAATTTTAAGATCTAGAATGATACTTATAATTTGTTATGTGATTCCAGATTGTATTTAAACTATTAGGGACTAACGAAATTCTCCCCAATggcaaaataaatgaacttgCAGGACAGAGCTTGTGTATTGAAGAAGCCATCACCCAACCACTTTGTACAAACCTTTTGTTCCTTATTTGTGGATTTAATTCAGAACAACTTAATACGGTAAGTATGtctcaaaaacaaaaagattATAAAGACTTatgtatggtaaaaaaaaacaaattgatattttatttcttgattCTAGACAATGCTGCCAGTTGTTATGGGTCATACTCCAGCCGGGGCTTCAACGAGACAACTCATACACTTTGGTCAATTGTACAAGTCAGGGAAATTCGTACAATTTGACCACGGTTGGcttacaaacaaacgaaaatatGGAACCTACAAACCTCCGGCGTACGACCTGCAAAATATCAGGACTCCTGTTTTCCTACATTACGCTGACAACGATTGGTTATCGACCCCTAAAGATGTTAAAAAACTTGCAAAAGAAATACCTACAGCAATTGGTCTTTTCAGAGTACCTTTATCTAAATTCAATCATTTAGATTTCGTCTTCGCCATAAATGCGACGGAGTTCATATACAACCGCTTATTGAACATAATGGCACAATTCAAAGACGAAGTATGAACTAACACATTATATTTCACGCCACTTAACACatacaaatacaattttatcttGACAACGATGTATGTTTTCATCTTCACCTGTTTAAACCTGCGAAAACAAAATAccgattttttataaatttcgtCGCAAAAATTCAAATTAGTCAAGTAACGCACATATACTGTTAAGTACTTACATGTACACTCGAATTATGATTCATGTATTAAACGAAAGTCCTGCAATATAAAGCACGGTATTAATTCCGTTTTCATACGAAAATTGTacctactgaaaatattttgtcgTCAGACCAAGACCGTACTGTGGAATTACTTGTCATAATGATAATAAGTAACCTAGTCTAGGTCAGTAGACGATAAGGTTTGAAAAtcctataatattttaaattaattcatgcTTACTATCTACAGGTGTGTCTAAagataaataatcaaaatcttACGCAACGTGAATCAGTACTGGTATCTGTGATTGTGGAACACGAAGGCGCAGACTTGCTAGCATTCACTTTATGGAATGAAGCATTGATTACAGACTTTTTTTCACGCAACTTTCTCTCATAAGCTATACCCATTTCTCGTTTCACGATAGCTCCAAAAGTGTTTTGCACTGAaatgattaataaaatatttcaacgtGAAAAGGGCTACACTGAAAAAGATAGAAATTCGAATGGAATTAGAATGATTGGGGTAGAAACATAGATGCTTCTGAATTAAGCAAAGTATCTAGGTAAGTTCCCTCAGGTTTCGAAATAACTGCTAGCAAGTATATATGCACTCTCCAAGTTTGTCAGCTGCAAACCAAACAGAATAATTTAAATCGTCATTAAAACACTTTGTTAGATATTAAGACTACCTTTAGTTAACAGCACAATAGGATCTTCTTTCCTACTACAGCAATCGCTCTCTCGACTAAGTCGTACTCCTTTATCTGGGTCGttagttttatgtaaaacttGTAACAGAGAAATGTGTCTGTACGTCTGAAAATTAAAACTTTGTATGAATACATGATTCAATAAAAGATTACAAGTAGTTTTATCTATAGTATTATTCAGTACCTCATTCTTACAATTCTTCATTGTTATTATCATTTCTGAGTCAATTCCTTTGACTTCGCTTACATTCGGAATATCGTctgtacaacattcaaatggtTTAGGCAATATAGCAACACTATCGTGTTTACTTGCACTTTTGAAAGGACTAAAGAATGTTGATTTCCATGAAGAATTTTTGTACACATTTTGAAGTTCAATTTTTAAGGaactgttttcttttttcagtTTGTCTATTTCAGTCTTCTGGCAATTACATTTATCTTGTAACTTCTCGAGGTTTATTTTATAAGCATTAATTTCTTCGCTAATTTCATTACAATGACATTGCTTATCAACCAGTCTGACTTTTGCAGCGCAGTGCTTACTGCACACTCTTTGACTTTGTGACGTCGAACACGATTTATTCGATCTGCATACCGAAGGATTCGATATGAAATCAGTGTCTGTTGATCTGTTATTCTTGCAACATGGTTTTCTACAATCTTTCAGAGAACATTTTTTCTTACATTCAGGGAAACCATCTGGATATCCTTGCGGTTTAAAAGGACATGTGAGAGGTTCTCTTTTGCTTTTTTTTCCTTTCCAACAACAGGGAATTGGGAAAATAGCACGAGTTAAGTACGGTGAGATATTCCTCACAAACATGGCCTGTTGCACCATTTCAGTTTGCCAAACTTTTGCAACAGACCGCACACTATCTGTGCGACAACACTCATTCTGAGCGAGATCCTCATCTTTTGGAATATTTACATGAAAGATCTTTTCGATAATGATTTTCCAAAACATTTTAATGCTTTTGAGGGCCTCCAGGCATCGGTCACAAGGCCAATGGCTAGTTTCAAATTCCTCCTGGAATCATTTGAATGCCGGTTCTATTATCATATCATTGGTTTATGTACCTATAGAAATTAAGCAATCCTACACAATTAATAAGATTAAAATACTTAGAAGCGACACAAAAACTACTTACATCGTCAAAGTACTTATCGAAACCCTcttcattttttaaacattccTTTATAGCATTACATGAATCACAAATGCTATCTAGCACAACTTTTGATTTACAATCGGGATGACAACGGGGCGTGGCCTGGAAAGTTGAAAATCAGAGGTTTCAATTTTAGGTGGTAgttcttagaaaatatttttttcataatttttcttACCCTGCCTCGGCTTCTGCATGTCATGGTTCTCATGAAGCTGGCTAAAGTGCTCGTGGGTAAAACGCAAATAGGCATATCGCACTTTATCCATTCCCTGAGGTAACGATCGCGCGCCCGCACGTCATGACTCCATGCTCTGACGTCGCGGCAAGACTCGTATGATTTGATCTTACCCTCGTTGCGTGAGCACAGTCGTAAGTTACTCTGACCTATGTAATTCATTGAATTCATACATTCGCTAAACTATTTGCCGATCTTATCTCCATGTTGACATAAAATTTTGAGATCCAAAACGATGGTACCAATTTGAGTGTCAATGGTGTCAAGTATGTAAGTCCATACGTCAagcaactttttttataaagttttctgAGAAAGTATAGGTTCTCACACAAGCCAAAGCAACAGCGAAAATCAAAATGAAATCTGTTTTTATCGTACCTAAGTTCTTCAATTATTATAGTGTTAACATgtttattttctattgaatataaataaagaagtaCCTAATTTCGCAtcaaacattttcattatttacataggtaccttATATAACCTCGTTGATGTTTAATTGCAGGCACTGCAaacggaagaaaaaaaaattcaaatatgaCATTCTATTTCAAGTCACAATTCCGCCTCGATTTCTTTTGACAGTTCAAAATATTTGATAATTTTCGTTTATACACATTTTGCCGAAAGTttattgcaaaacaaaataGGTATTTCAAATCGTATCGTTATGCGTAAAATGGATGGCGGAGAAAAGTAgcatatatttatatacatgTATATGTTTAGAAAAATCGTACATTATCCTAAGTAGACTAAATAGTTGGCATCGCGATGTCTTTCATAACAAAAAGGGAGCGTGTGTTCAACGAACACGACCTATTCGATTTGCCGGCGAGGAACGAAGGAAAGCTGAAGGCCTATGCGTCATGCACGGACGCCAGGGCCTGGTCCCACTTCTGTTCGGATAAGAGCGAGCACCTGGTGGAGATAATAAAGAGGAACAACGAGACGGTCCGGCCGAAGTACTTCCCGACGGACGTGATCGTTGACACACTGATGGTAGCTAAGAATGCTGAGATAGCGCGCCTGAAGCACAAGATCGAAGAGTTCGAGCAAATGCTGGCTGCCTACGATCAACTCGAATTGTCGTGCGATCAGAAGTGTGAAATTGCGCATGCCGTGAGTACTAACCcgtatatacaagctgttgatttgcatccgtgccatattcaaggaggtaattatgctaatgattctcgacccaaatcaataaaaaaattggtacgtatttttttttcttaattttttttttcggaattccataaatgtcatctagccttatttaaacttggcgcgtatgttactggcgttaaaaccgtgctgcaccctcacacaaactcaaacacaaagcatacgcaacgatcactcataaatttcattcataaaattggattacttcggaaataccacgacattacaatgacaaaaaaagcagtacatattagttatttcccatctactgtaattccaatcgattatttacgtattgtatgtcctcctcctgagctatggcacaaatgcaaatcaacaccttgtataagttACTCTATGGTACTAACAAACTGTATTATCAGTCTTCCTATCATACACGTTTTAACAAAACTAATCAACTTTTGGAGTGACTTGGGAACCcatttttaaagtgaaaaaTCTAAAATCCTTACAGatagtttcattatttaaatgtgttcaggtacttaaattaaaacaattcccggataatatacctacttatgaatattatttttaaatcataagAAATATAGaaagatttattaaaaattaaggaaaaataaatgaaacaatacaaataagtattttatttttgctacgCTGACGCACGCATTTTTTCCCGTACCTATTGTTTGATGACACGAACGAGAAGATGTATGCAAATATATTGAataggtaatataatattaaatattaaattttctttcAGCATGCAGCAATAAAAGCGGCCAATAAAGAGCTTGATGATCTGGTAAGAAGAGTTCTTTATTTGTCACTTTgttctttgtttatttgtcaATTACCCGACTATGCCAGAGAACCGTTTATTATGTAATGTATGtcttgctggggagtttgttccaccacttcttcttcccagcaaaaacacatagaaagtggtgaagggcgggcgttttgggggctgtcttttgtaaatttgacgttcgaaaagtgctgattttcagtctactttgaataaatgacttttgattttgattttttaggATTTTTCGATAGGTGCAATATAATTGCATCTGtgtgtaacaaaatatttttgcattctTATATTCCTGAAtatggtttaaaaataatgaagactgcaaaatgttttttcatggTAGTTTGAGCTTTCGCTGAAAATCACCGCTGCGAAACTATGTATCTCGCTTAGGGTTCCAGCAttatatgctgagcgagggtcAATCACTTTCATGTGATTGTGACTCATATATCTCTCCTCTCCCCTTCATGAATGGGGCTGTTTTACTCTACTTACTTTTGTATCTGTATGCGTCATGACCTTTGCGAACAATACTTAATGTGTTTTCTTTCtccctttctttcttttctgctattataaatatttaataactttCCTGACTACTTTCAGTGCTTAGATTTGGACTTATCCGGTTTCACAGAGGTCAGTATAATAACAATGCTATTTACTATGATCTgattaaattatatacttaatgAATTCATACATGGCTTCATTTCAGGGCATCGATTCAGAAGGCTTTGCggtaattatattgaa encodes:
- the LOC124646338 gene encoding lipase 3-like, whose translation is MVCSSIFVLCCLALVCFPQIVLALVNYSMPPYSKYTASDILDDARLDTFSLIKKYGYPCEIHRVYTEDKYILEVHRIPGKTPNAPVVFLQHGLLSSSAEWVLMTPGRGLAYILADAGYDVWMGNARGNTYSRNHASIKPTSSSFWKFSWHEIGYYDLPAMIDYVIKETGLPRIQYIGFSQGTTAFWVLMSTRPEYNNKIIAMQALAPVAYVGNIKSPLIKAIAPFTNSLEIVFKLLGTNEILPNGKINELAGQSLCIEEAITQPLCTNLLFLICGFNSEQLNTTMLPVVMGHTPAGASTRQLIHFGQLYKSGKFVQFDHGWLTNKRKYGTYKPPAYDLQNIRTPVFLHYADNDWLSTPKDVKKLAKEIPTAIGLFRVPLSKFNHLDFVFAINATEFIYNRLLNIMAQFKDEV
- the LOC124646339 gene encoding uncharacterized protein LOC124646339, with the translated sequence MNSMNYIGQSNLRLCSRNEGKIKSYESCRDVRAWSHDVRARDRYLREWIKCDMPICVLPTSTLASFMRTMTCRSRGRATPRCHPDCKSKVVLDSICDSCNAIKECLKNEEGFDKYFDDEEFETSHWPCDRCLEALKSIKMFWKIIIEKIFHVNIPKDEDLAQNECCRTDSVRSVAKVWQTEMVQQAMFVRNISPYLTRAIFPIPCCWKGKKSKREPLTCPFKPQGYPDGFPECKKKCSLKDCRKPCCKNNRSTDTDFISNPSVCRSNKSCSTSQSQRVCSKHCAAKVRLVDKQCHCNEISEEINAYKINLEKLQDKCNCQKTEIDKLKKENSSLKIELQNVYKNSSWKSTFFSPFKSASKHDSVAILPKPFECCTDDIPNVSEVKGIDSEMIITMKNCKNETYRHISLLQVLHKTNDPDKGVRLSRESDCCSRKEDPIVLLTKVQNTFGAIVKREMGIAYERKLREKKSVINASFHKVNASKSAPSCSTITDTSTDSRCDFRLIHES